From Nicotiana tabacum cultivar K326 chromosome 22, ASM71507v2, whole genome shotgun sequence, one genomic window encodes:
- the LOC107790595 gene encoding transcription factor GAMYB, whose amino-acid sequence MSITVETDDMMTSKVDVDSPDEATGGVNAGGSEPLKKGPWTSAEDAILMDYVMKHGEGNWNAVQKQSGLARCGKSCRLRWANHLRPDLKKGAFTPEEERRIVELHAKMGNKWARMAAELPGRTDNEIKNYWNTRIKRHQRAGLPVYPPDICFLASQNKQNEELSAFSSADAQNPDVSGTNDFDIPAVEFKNLELNRPLYPPPLFEIPSNSLLDITVSSFLAQGHSPPYNSTSFLSTMHPSKRIRGSESMFGSNGGSLLGQPLGFSSYNNHNVTYDDHLPFSSIVIPGSHAPLNGNSSSSEELPSLQNQTANWGPPSSPLPSLESIDTLIHSPPAGHSESGSDLSPRNSGLLDAMLYGSHTMKASTDNSHQEKETFGDAVDNSYADPISPLSHFSASVFSEYAPIDGSSLHEFPSLATMPGCKVKQENVATSSGQACGRDSCTWDAMSTV is encoded by the exons ATGAGCATCACTGTTGAAACCGATGACATGATGACATCCAAAGTAGACGTGGATTCGCCCGACGAAGCTACTGGTGGAGTAAATGCCGGTGGAAGTGAACCACTTAAAAAAGGTCCCTGGACTTCCGCGGAAGATGCAATTTTAATGGATTACGTCATGAAACATGGTGAGGGGAATTGGAATGCCGTCCAGAAGCAATCAGGACTTGCTCGTTGTGGTAAAAGTTGTCGTCTGCGGTGGGCAAATCACCTGAGACCAGATTTAAAGAAAGGTGCATTTACTCCAGAGGAAGAGCGGCGAATAGTTGAGTTGCATGCTAAGATGGGAAACAAATGGGCACGAATGGCTGCTGAG TTGCCTGGCCGCACAGATAATGAGATAAAGAACTACTGGAACACCAGGATAAAGCGACATCAGCGTGCCGGCTTGCCAGTTTACCCTCCAGATATTTGTTTCTTGGCAAGTCAGAACAAACAAAATGAGGAGTTGAGTGCATTCTCCTCTGCAGATGCACAAAATCCTGATGTCTCGGGAACTAATGATTTTGATATTCCTGCTGTAGAGTTCAAAAATTTGGAACTCAATCGGCCATTATATCCACCACCACTCTTTGAAATTCCTTCTAATAGCCTGCTCGATATTACGGTAAGTAGCTTTCTCGCCCAGGGTCATAGTCCTCCCTACAATAGTACGTCTTTCCTTTCGACAATGCATCCATCTAAGCGTATACGAGGATCAGAATCCATGTTCGGTTCAAATGGTGGTTCTTTGCTTGGTCAGCCCTTGGGGTTTTCTTCATATAATAATCATAATGTAACATATGATGATCACCTACCATTCTCGAGTATTGTAATTCCAGGCAGCCATGCCCCTTTAAATGGCAATTCCTCTTCTTCGGAGGAGCTCCCTTCACTCCAAAATCAGACGGCGAATTGGGGCCCACCATCTTCCCCtcttccttcactagagtccatTGATACTCTGATTCATTCCCCTCCGGCTGGACACAGCGAATCGGGTAGCGATCTGTCGCCTAGGAACAGTGGTTTATTGGACGCTATGCTTTACGGATCACATACTATGAAAGCTTCAACCGATAACTCACACCAAGAGAAGGAGACGTTTGGTGATGCAGTCGACAATTCTTATGCCGATCCAATCTCTCCTTTGAGTCATTTCTCTGCATCAGTGTTTAGCGAATATGCCCCTATCGACGGAAGCTCATTACATGAGTTCCCGTCGTTAGCCACAATGCCAG GATGCAAAGTAAAGCAAGAGAATGTTGCCACATCATCAGGGCAAGCTTGTGGACGCGATTCTTGTACGTGGGATGCCATGTCCACTGTGTAG